GCCTACCGGTCGCTGGATAACCCGCGGCTGGACCGTCTGGTGGCTGACGTACGATCCTCCCGCGGCGGTTTTCTAATTCCCCGTCAGCATCTGCTCCGGCAAGGCATCCGGCTTCTGAAGGCGAATGGAATTCTCGGGATTCTCATCGATCAGAACTATGCACCCGGAGGCGTGTTCGTGGATTTCTTCGGCCGGCTGGCGGCCACCGTCCCGGTTACTTCCATTCTGGCCCGGCGCACCGGTGCAACGGTTCTCCCTGTCCATAACCGCTGGATCGGAGAGGAACTTCACATTTTTTGGGAAGCACCGTTTGAGTTAAGCACGCAAACCGATTCCAGGCAGGCGGTGGCCGAGGATACCGCGGTCATGACGCAGACCGTGGAACGATGGGTCCGGGAAGATCCGGCACAGTGGCTCTGGCTGCACAACCGGTGGAAACGCCAACCGAAGGAAGGCGAACAAATTTTTCGCGTTCAACCGGACAGTCTGGTACAATAGCGTTTCTGTAAGGCAATTTGGCGGGTCCGCCAACGACTCAGTGGCGGAAAAGTTCTTTCCATCCCATATTTGGACTGTTTTGCGGGGACGTGGTGTAGCTCGGTTAACACGCTGCCCTGTCAAGGCAGAGACCACGGGTTCAAATCCCGCCGTCCCCGCAAAACAGTCCCCAGATCACGGGTTCATCCGCCACACGTCCGGCGGATGAGTGCCTGTTGTGTGGCACTCAAATCCCGCCGTCCCCGCCAAGTTGCTCAGAAGTCCCCCTCCAGCAACCTACTCCAAAATCACCATCTGGGAAGCGGTCAGGACATGATCGAACAGCCGGTACGCGGTATGCAGGATCAGATATCCCATCAGAAGGATAAACCCCAGAAAGAACAAGAGCCTGGCGGTCACCTTGTCGGTGAGGAACTCCACGACAGCCCGGTGGGTATTGGTGGCCGCCAGCACCCCGGTGAGGAGCGCGATGCTGACAAATCCATAAAGAATGCGATGATCCAGTGACATGCACTATTCCATTGGGTCAGGAGACCGTCAGCGGCGGATAATCGGTGTAGCCTTTGGCGCCGCCGCCGTAAATCGTCGCGGGATCAGCGTCACTCAGTTCCGCGCCGATCTGGAGACGTCTCGGGAGATCCGGGTTGGCAATGAACGGGGTGCCGAAAGAGACCAGCTCGGCTTCGCCCTTGGCAATCACGGCATCCGCGCGTTCGCGGTTGTAGCCGCCGTTTACCATGAGGGCGCCTTGAAAGAGAGGCCGAAAAACTGCGGTCGGAATGATTCTCCCCCCACGGCGGATGTCTTCCTCCAAACCTTCCCGCAGGTGCACATAAACGATCTCGAGCGCATCCAGCGCCGCGATCACATAACCGAATGTTTTTTCAGGATCGGAGTCGTGCATGTCGTTGGCTGTACCGCTCGGCGACAGGCGCACCCCCACCCGGTCAGGACCCCAGACGTTGAGGACGGCCTGCGTCACCTCGAGCAGGAAGCGCGCGCGGTTCTCGACAGAACCGCCGTAGGCGTCGGCGCGCTGATTGGTTCCATCGCGAAGGAACTGGTCCAGCAAATATCCGTTGGCGCCGTGAACCTCGACGCCGTCAAAACCCGCTATAAGTGCGTTTTGGGCCCCCACGCGGTAGTCTTCCACGATTCCCGGAATTTCGGAGGTCTCCAGCGCCCGAGGCGTCACGTAGGGCTTCAGGCCTTCCGGTGTCTGCACCTCTCCTTTCGGCGCCACCGCTGAAGGAGCGACCGGAAGCTCCCCATTCGGCTGGAAGAGCGGGTGAGAAACGCGCCCGACATGCCAGAGCTGCAGAAAAATCCGCGACCCGGCATGATGGACCGACTCGACGACCGGCGCCCAGCCGGCCACCTGCTCGGCGGTGTAGATGCCCGGGGTGTTTGGGTAACCCACGCCGCGCGGGGCGACTTGCGTCGCTTCGGTGATCACCAGACCGGCGGACGCGCGCTGGCCGTAGTAAAGCGGGGCCAGCTCCGACGGAACATTCCCGGCCCCGGCGCGACAGCGCGTCATCGGCGCCAGCGCGACGCGGTTCGGAAGAGAATAAGGTCCAAGCTTGATCGAGGAAAAAAGATGTTTAGCCATGCGCTCAGTATAACCTAAGAGGGCCTCCCAACGGAAAGGGAAAGTATCAGAGAAGACCCCTTTTTCTTTAGAGATTACTGATGATGATCCCGCCCGAGGTGCTGGCGGAATATTATTTCGCTTTGAGCTCGCGGAGGATTTGTTCGACGGAATCATTGGCTGATGGGGAATCAGCCGCCGGAGCAGCGCCGCCCTTCCCTTCGTCCGTGCGCGTTTCAACCGGTTGGACCGCTGCCGGAGGTTTCGACACGGGCGGCGCCACCGCGCAGCCATTCAGGAAGAACGCAGCCGCGGCCGCCAGGACAAGCCGGCGGGCGTCATGATGAGTGAATGAATTCATGGGTGTTTCTCCTCTTTTCTCCGTTTACTGGCTGCCGAGTTTCTTCAGGATATCTTCCACCGATTCGTTGGCCGGGGCAGAGGACGGCGGGGCCGACACCTTCAGGTCCGACCAGTCCGATCGCCGTTCCTGGAGCGTTTTGACGAGGTCCGCGACCGCTTCGCCAAACATGCTGCGCCAGAGCATCGGGGTCACGTCCGTCGGCGTGCTGCTCAGGTTTTTATGGGTCCGGCGGATCGTGCGCTCCCACAAGACCTTCCCGTCTGAACGCCTGATCATCTGGAACGTGGCCGAGTACCGGTAGTAAGCCGACAGATAAAAGGGAATGATCTCCACGCCCACCCAGCGCGTACCCATCAGGGCCTCCAGTACTTTGCCCTTGATGATCAGCTCCCCGCCGGGATCCTTCCCGCCTTCGGCGTACTGCACCGAGCCGAAGGCGCCCGAGGCCGCGAGGTCCCTGGCAAAATCACGCGCCCAGCGTTCCGGTGAAATAAACGGCTCTTTATCCGTGTACATATAGGGCATTTTGGCGTAGTTTTGCCTCATATGAAAGACGGTGATGCCGATCGGGATCATGAAGTTTTTTTGTTTCCACTCCGGCGTCCCGTCCTCAAAGGGGAAGACCGCCACACTCAGCGGAATCTCCGGCCGGACCGCGATCGCAGCGTTCGGCTTGTAGACGAATTGCTTGTCATAGCTGCAGCCTCCCAACAACAGGCCAGCGGCTAGAATAACGACGGGCTTCCATTTCATACTAGTCCTCCCACCAAGCCCGGAAGAGCTCCGGGTTTTGAAAACGCTTTTCATCTGCCGTCACATCAATGGCTCCGTCATAAATGATGAATTCCGGCGCCTCGGCTTCCGGGACGTGGTACTCGAATTCGGTTCCACGGACAGCGCAGACAGCCGTCGGAGACGTAAAGGTCGGTTCGGGGCCTGCGGTCCCGGCCGGCCGCCGGCCATAGAGTCTGCCGCGCCACAGGCCGTAGAGCGGATGGCCGTCCTTATCCTGGCGCAGTTGAAGAACGGATCCCGGCGCCAACAGGGCCGCGATTCCTCCG
This DNA window, taken from Elusimicrobiota bacterium, encodes the following:
- a CDS encoding lysophospholipid acyltransferase family protein, with product MARSKSSFQIGLEYYPVKAIFQLIAALPSCWAEVLCHRMLRLLLFFLRKRRSLVDGNIAASFPDLSLLERQHLLDNSLGYLAKGITVFVRIPRWKNLNPPWLIPHNPHYLEEALARGQGVLCFTAHFGCWEMMANDVLKRFPHVAIAYRSLDNPRLDRLVADVRSSRGGFLIPRQHLLRQGIRLLKANGILGILIDQNYAPGGVFVDFFGRLAATVPVTSILARRTGATVLPVHNRWIGEELHIFWEAPFELSTQTDSRQAVAEDTAVMTQTVERWVREDPAQWLWLHNRWKRQPKEGEQIFRVQPDSLVQ
- a CDS encoding alkene reductase codes for the protein MAKHLFSSIKLGPYSLPNRVALAPMTRCRAGAGNVPSELAPLYYGQRASAGLVITEATQVAPRGVGYPNTPGIYTAEQVAGWAPVVESVHHAGSRIFLQLWHVGRVSHPLFQPNGELPVAPSAVAPKGEVQTPEGLKPYVTPRALETSEIPGIVEDYRVGAQNALIAGFDGVEVHGANGYLLDQFLRDGTNQRADAYGGSVENRARFLLEVTQAVLNVWGPDRVGVRLSPSGTANDMHDSDPEKTFGYVIAALDALEIVYVHLREGLEEDIRRGGRIIPTAVFRPLFQGALMVNGGYNRERADAVIAKGEAELVSFGTPFIANPDLPRRLQIGAELSDADPATIYGGGAKGYTDYPPLTVS